One Pseudomonas sp. FP1742 genomic window carries:
- a CDS encoding MarR family winged helix-turn-helix transcriptional regulator: protein MNTERNTPDNCDNLLLDNQVCFALHSTSLLMTKVYKPLLQALGLTYPQYLAMMVLWEKDGLTVGEISTRLLTDPGSLTPLLKRLEAEGLLSRTRSSEDERVVIVELTEQGRALRDKARDIPQCILGASGQTLDQLKKLQAELQELRSHLQDSL, encoded by the coding sequence ATGAACACCGAGCGCAACACCCCGGACAACTGCGACAACCTGCTGCTGGACAATCAGGTCTGCTTCGCGCTGCATTCCACCTCGCTACTGATGACCAAGGTCTATAAGCCGCTGCTGCAAGCGCTGGGTCTGACATATCCGCAGTATCTGGCGATGATGGTCTTGTGGGAAAAGGATGGATTGACGGTCGGCGAAATCAGCACCCGACTGCTGACCGATCCCGGTTCCCTCACCCCGCTGCTCAAGCGCCTGGAAGCCGAAGGCCTGCTGAGCCGCACTCGCAGCAGTGAAGACGAACGGGTGGTGATTGTCGAACTCACCGAGCAAGGCCGCGCACTGCGAGACAAGGCGCGCGACATTCCGCAATGCATCCTTGGCGCCAGCGGGCAGACGCTGGACCAGCTGAAAAAGCTGCAAGCGGAACTACAGGAACTGCGTAGCCACTTGCAAGACAGCCTCTGA
- a CDS encoding organic hydroperoxide resistance protein translates to MQTLYTAIATSTGGRDGRAISSDNVLDVKLATPKELGGAGGAATNPEQLFAAGYSACFIGALKFVASQTKRKIPDDASITAHVGIGQIPGGFGLDIDLHINLPGLEQADAQSLVDAAHQVCPYSNATRGNVDVRLHVTV, encoded by the coding sequence ATGCAAACTCTCTACACCGCAATCGCAACCTCCACCGGCGGCCGTGACGGTCGTGCGATCTCCAGCGACAACGTCCTCGACGTCAAACTCGCTACCCCGAAAGAACTCGGTGGCGCCGGCGGCGCGGCAACCAACCCTGAACAACTGTTCGCCGCCGGCTATTCCGCCTGCTTCATCGGCGCGCTGAAGTTCGTCGCCAGCCAGACCAAACGTAAAATCCCGGACGACGCATCAATCACCGCCCATGTCGGCATCGGCCAGATCCCCGGCGGTTTCGGTCTGGACATCGACCTGCACATCAACCTGCCAGGCCTTGAACAAGCCGATGCACAAAGCCTGGTCGACGCCGCCCACCAGGTCTGCCCGTACTCCAACGCCACCCGCGGCAACGTCGATGTGCGCCTGCATGTCACCGTTTAA
- a CDS encoding elongation factor P: MKTGKELKPGMVIRIDNDPWLVQKAEFTKSGRNSAIMKTKLKNLLTGYKTETVYSADDKLDDVILDRKEATLSFISGDSYTFMDTTDYTMYELNAEDIEAVLPFVEEGMTDVCEAIFFEERLVSVELPTTIVRQVDYTEGSARGDTSGKVMKPAKLKNGTELSVADFIEIGDMIEIDTREGGSYKGRAK; encoded by the coding sequence ATGAAAACTGGTAAAGAACTGAAACCCGGTATGGTGATCCGTATCGACAACGATCCTTGGCTGGTTCAGAAAGCTGAATTCACCAAGTCGGGTCGTAACAGCGCGATCATGAAGACCAAGCTGAAAAACCTGTTGACCGGTTACAAGACCGAGACCGTTTACAGCGCCGACGACAAACTGGACGACGTAATCCTCGACCGTAAAGAAGCGACCCTGTCCTTCATCAGCGGCGACTCCTACACGTTCATGGACACCACCGACTACACCATGTACGAGCTGAACGCTGAAGACATCGAAGCTGTTCTGCCTTTCGTTGAAGAAGGCATGACCGATGTTTGCGAAGCGATCTTCTTCGAAGAGCGTCTGGTTTCCGTAGAACTGCCGACCACTATCGTGCGTCAGGTTGACTACACCGAAGGTTCCGCTCGCGGTGACACTTCCGGCAAGGTGATGAAGCCTGCCAAACTGAAGAACGGTACCGAGCTGTCGGTTGCTGACTTCATCGAAATCGGCGACATGATCGAGATCGATACCCGCGAAGGCGGTTCCTACAAAGGCCGTGCTAAATAA
- the earP gene encoding elongation factor P maturation arginine rhamnosyltransferase EarP codes for MPEMKTRWDIFCTVVDNFGDIGVTWRLARQLVAEHSVRVRLWVDDLRAFERLCPEIDIHAAQQWQQGVEVRQWSAQWQPTEAADVVIAAFACQLPSAYMEAMAEREKPPLWMNLDYLSAEDWVVGCHGLPSVKYRNVQKFFFFPGFRKGTGGLLRESGLLERRRQFQQSPQAQREFLQGLGVERAPNAQLISLFAYENTGLASWLDAMAADSTPTHLLVPEGRILGDVERWLGVDGLTAGAVHVRDALTVQVLPFVRQDQYDLLLWSCDFNAVRGEDSFVRAQWAGRPLLWHIYQQDEDIHLDKLDAFLTLYTQGLSKPAGEAISGLWRAWNAGETMTDHWKSTRKHWPELEKHAEAWCLEQALQADLAAALVQFYLNWI; via the coding sequence ATGCCTGAAATGAAAACCCGCTGGGATATTTTTTGCACCGTGGTCGACAACTTCGGCGACATCGGTGTGACCTGGCGCCTGGCCCGCCAACTGGTGGCCGAACATTCAGTGAGGGTGCGCTTGTGGGTCGACGACCTGCGGGCCTTCGAGCGGTTGTGTCCAGAAATCGACATCCACGCCGCGCAACAGTGGCAGCAGGGTGTCGAGGTACGACAGTGGTCAGCGCAATGGCAACCCACCGAAGCCGCTGATGTCGTCATCGCTGCCTTCGCCTGCCAGTTGCCGAGTGCCTACATGGAGGCCATGGCCGAACGGGAAAAGCCGCCGCTGTGGATGAACCTCGATTATCTGAGCGCCGAAGACTGGGTCGTCGGTTGCCACGGCTTGCCGTCGGTGAAGTACAGGAATGTGCAGAAGTTCTTTTTCTTTCCGGGGTTCCGCAAGGGCACCGGTGGCTTGCTGCGCGAAAGCGGCTTGCTGGAGCGGCGTCGACAGTTTCAGCAAAGTCCCCAGGCTCAGCGAGAGTTCCTGCAAGGCCTGGGGGTTGAACGCGCCCCGAATGCACAATTGATCTCGCTGTTCGCCTACGAGAATACCGGGCTGGCCAGTTGGCTCGACGCCATGGCTGCCGACTCGACGCCCACTCATCTGCTGGTGCCTGAAGGGCGGATTCTCGGTGACGTCGAACGCTGGCTGGGAGTGGATGGGCTGACAGCCGGCGCAGTGCATGTGCGCGACGCCCTGACCGTGCAAGTGCTGCCGTTCGTCCGCCAGGATCAATATGACCTGCTGCTGTGGAGCTGCGATTTCAATGCCGTGCGCGGCGAAGATTCCTTTGTTCGCGCGCAATGGGCAGGCCGGCCACTGCTCTGGCATATCTATCAGCAGGACGAAGATATCCACCTGGACAAGCTCGACGCGTTCCTGACCCTGTATACCCAAGGCCTGTCCAAGCCTGCTGGCGAGGCGATCAGCGGTCTATGGCGGGCATGGAACGCAGGTGAGACAATGACCGATCACTGGAAATCAACCCGCAAACACTGGCCGGAACTGGAAAAGCATGCCGAGGCATGGTGTCTGGAACAAGCCTTGCAGGCAGATCTTGCCGCAGCGCTGGTACAGTTTTACCTAAATTGGATATGA
- a CDS encoding GreA/GreB family elongation factor, giving the protein MHKPTVHQLIIDKLRIDLDIAERAAQTAYETATHEENIAENKYDTLGLEASYLAAGQARRVEEIRLALTLCQNLTLRPYDDRRGIEVGALLGLEDEKGREQWLFLAPDAAGLKVDLVGQLITVITPRSPLGKSLLGKFEGDEVEILVAGARQQFAVTEVI; this is encoded by the coding sequence ATGCACAAGCCGACCGTCCACCAACTGATTATCGACAAGCTGCGGATCGATCTCGACATCGCCGAGCGCGCCGCGCAAACCGCTTACGAAACCGCGACCCACGAAGAAAACATAGCCGAAAACAAGTACGACACCCTGGGGCTGGAGGCGTCTTATCTGGCGGCCGGGCAGGCCAGGCGAGTGGAGGAAATCAGGCTGGCATTGACCCTTTGCCAGAACCTGACGCTGCGGCCTTATGATGACCGGCGCGGTATCGAAGTCGGCGCCCTGCTCGGTCTGGAAGACGAAAAGGGTCGCGAACAATGGCTGTTCCTGGCCCCTGACGCGGCCGGACTGAAGGTGGATCTGGTGGGGCAACTGATTACTGTCATCACCCCTCGCTCGCCGCTGGGCAAAAGCCTGCTGGGCAAGTTCGAAGGGGATGAAGTGGAGATTCTGGTGGCGGGCGCTCGGCAACAGTTTGCTGTCACCGAGGTGATCTAG
- the cysB gene encoding HTH-type transcriptional regulator CysB encodes MKLQQLRYIWEVAHHDLNVSATAQSLYTSQPGISKQIRLLEDELGVEVFARSGKHLTRVTPAGERIITTAGEILRKVESIKQIAQEFSNEKKGTLSIATTHTQARYALPPVISNFIKQYPDVALHMHQGSPMQIAEMAADGTVDFAIATEALELFGDLVMMPCYRWNRCVVVPQGHPLTKLSKLTLEALAEYPIVTYVFGFTGRSKLDEAFSHRGLTPKVVFTAADADVIKTYVRLGLGVGIVAKMAVDAKLDSDLVVLDASELFESSITKIGFRRGTFLRGFMCDFIEKFAPHLTREVMAKAIQCHNKQELEELFDGVELPVH; translated from the coding sequence ATGAAGCTTCAACAATTGCGCTACATCTGGGAAGTGGCGCACCACGACCTCAACGTCTCTGCTACTGCCCAAAGCCTCTACACCTCACAGCCGGGCATCAGCAAACAGATCCGTCTGCTGGAAGACGAATTGGGGGTCGAGGTTTTCGCTCGCAGCGGCAAGCATCTGACCCGCGTGACCCCGGCCGGTGAGCGCATCATCACCACGGCCGGCGAGATCCTGCGCAAAGTTGAAAGCATCAAGCAGATCGCCCAGGAATTCTCCAACGAGAAAAAGGGCACCCTGTCGATCGCCACCACCCACACACAAGCGCGTTATGCGTTGCCGCCGGTGATCAGTAATTTCATCAAGCAATACCCGGACGTTGCCCTGCACATGCACCAGGGGTCGCCCATGCAGATCGCCGAGATGGCCGCTGATGGCACCGTTGATTTCGCCATCGCCACCGAAGCCCTGGAGTTGTTCGGTGATCTGGTGATGATGCCGTGCTACCGCTGGAACCGTTGCGTGGTCGTGCCTCAGGGACACCCGTTGACCAAGCTGTCGAAGCTGACCCTCGAAGCCCTGGCCGAATACCCGATCGTGACTTATGTGTTCGGTTTCACCGGTCGTTCGAAACTCGACGAAGCCTTCAGCCACCGTGGCCTGACACCGAAAGTGGTGTTCACCGCCGCCGACGCCGACGTGATCAAGACTTACGTGCGTCTGGGATTGGGCGTGGGCATCGTGGCGAAAATGGCGGTCGACGCCAAGCTCGATAGCGACCTGGTGGTACTCGATGCCAGCGAGTTGTTCGAATCCAGCATTACCAAAATCGGTTTCCGTCGCGGCACTTTCCTGCGCGGCTTCATGTGCGATTTCATCGAGAAGTTCGCTCCGCACCTGACCCGCGAAGTGATGGCCAAGGCCATTCAGTGTCACAACAAACAGGAACTGGAAGAGCTGTTCGACGGCGTCGAACTGCCGGTCCATTAA
- a CDS encoding universal stress protein — MIHSMLYATDLGLYAPFVMQHALALARTFNADLYVVHAVEPMGLFAESVLQSYLDEQALNEFHSQGLNTVIANIEQRVLDSFREELGDEGEQDLERIRAVRVLQGDPSQVILDQAQKLSVDLLIVGSHSHGAGAETPLGRTAARVLQLARVPVYLVPLVERRRKGDR; from the coding sequence ATGATTCATTCGATGCTGTATGCCACCGATCTCGGTCTGTATGCACCTTTTGTGATGCAGCACGCGTTGGCACTGGCTCGAACCTTCAATGCCGACTTGTATGTGGTGCATGCGGTCGAACCCATGGGGTTGTTCGCCGAATCGGTGCTTCAGAGTTACCTCGACGAGCAGGCCTTGAACGAGTTTCACAGTCAGGGCCTGAATACGGTGATTGCCAATATCGAGCAGCGGGTGCTCGACAGCTTTCGCGAAGAGCTGGGGGATGAGGGGGAGCAGGACCTGGAGCGGATCCGGGCGGTGCGGGTGCTGCAGGGCGATCCGTCGCAGGTGATTCTTGACCAGGCGCAGAAACTCTCTGTCGATTTATTGATCGTAGGGAGTCACAGTCACGGCGCAGGGGCAGAGACACCTTTGGGGCGAACCGCCGCGCGAGTGCTGCAACTGGCCAGGGTGCCGGTCTATCTGGTGCCGCTGGTGGAGCGTCGACGCAAAGGGGATCGCTAG
- a CDS encoding 5'-nucleotidase: MANGIDDKLVLAISSRALFDLSESHKVYLSSGVEAYRQYQIEHEDEILEPGDAFPLVEKLLNLNARLGRARVEVILVSRNSADTGLRVFNSIHHYGLAISRAAFVGGRSPYPYLKAFGCDLFLSTHADDVRSALDAGFAAATILSGGASRAASDELRIAFDGDAVLFSDESERVYQSGGLEAFQASEREAAREPLRGGPFKGFLAALNLLQREFPDDACPIRTALVTARSAPAHERVIRTLREWDIRLDESLFLGGLTKSAFLEAFAADVFFDDQAGHCELAREVVATGHVPHGISNEPSI, translated from the coding sequence ATGGCAAATGGCATAGACGACAAACTGGTGCTGGCGATTTCTTCGCGAGCGCTGTTCGACTTGAGCGAAAGCCACAAGGTCTATCTGTCGAGCGGCGTCGAGGCTTATCGGCAATATCAGATCGAACATGAAGACGAAATTCTCGAGCCCGGCGATGCATTCCCGTTGGTGGAAAAACTCCTGAACCTCAACGCCCGTCTCGGCCGTGCCCGGGTCGAGGTGATTCTGGTGTCGCGCAATAGCGCCGACACGGGCCTGCGGGTTTTCAACTCGATTCATCACTATGGCCTGGCGATCTCCCGTGCGGCATTTGTCGGCGGGCGCAGTCCTTATCCGTACCTCAAGGCCTTTGGGTGCGACCTGTTTCTTTCGACCCATGCCGACGATGTGCGCAGCGCGCTGGATGCCGGTTTCGCCGCAGCGACTATTCTTTCGGGAGGAGCCAGTCGTGCAGCCAGCGATGAATTGCGCATTGCTTTTGACGGTGACGCGGTGCTGTTTTCCGACGAGTCGGAGCGGGTCTATCAGTCGGGAGGCCTTGAGGCGTTTCAGGCCAGCGAGCGTGAGGCGGCCCGCGAGCCTTTGCGTGGTGGACCATTCAAGGGTTTCCTCGCGGCGCTCAACCTTTTGCAGCGCGAGTTTCCCGATGACGCCTGTCCGATCCGCACCGCGCTGGTCACCGCGCGATCGGCACCGGCTCATGAGCGGGTGATTCGCACCTTGCGCGAATGGGATATTCGTCTGGACGAATCGCTGTTCCTTGGCGGTTTGACCAAGTCGGCCTTTCTCGAAGCTTTTGCCGCCGACGTATTTTTTGACGATCAGGCTGGCCATTGCGAACTGGCCCGTGAAGTGGTCGCCACCGGTCATGTGCCCCATGGCATCAGTAACGAGCCGTCGATTTAA
- a CDS encoding putative 2-dehydropantoate 2-reductase: protein MTGTVARPTIGIIGTGAIGGFYGLMLARAGLDVHFLLRSEFSAVAERGLHLDHASLGPLTLNPVRAYSSAADMPPCDWLLVGAKTTSNAQLAPAIIQAAASDAKVLLLQNGLDVEDSLRELLPDSLHLLGGLCLICVHRSGPGVITHQALGSVNVGYHSGPAGNEQTRMSIVEEGAGLFRAAGIDAQAMPNLHQARWQKLIWNIPYNGLSVLLGASTTPLMADADSRALIQALMAEVVQGAKACGHDMPPGYADYLFMMTEKMPDYWPSMYHDFLHQRPLELDAIYTRPLAAAKAAGCELPRIEALYRSLSFIDRRNH, encoded by the coding sequence ATGACAGGCACAGTGGCCAGGCCGACAATCGGCATTATCGGCACCGGCGCGATCGGTGGTTTCTACGGGCTGATGCTGGCGCGTGCCGGCTTAGATGTGCATTTTCTGTTGCGCAGTGAATTTTCAGCGGTGGCCGAACGCGGCTTGCATCTGGACCATGCGTCGTTGGGCCCGCTGACCCTGAACCCGGTCCGGGCCTATTCGTCGGCTGCCGACATGCCGCCCTGTGACTGGCTGCTGGTGGGGGCCAAGACCACCAGCAACGCGCAACTGGCACCGGCCATCATTCAAGCCGCAGCATCTGATGCCAAAGTGCTGTTGCTGCAAAATGGCCTGGACGTCGAAGACAGCCTGCGCGAGTTGCTCCCCGATTCGCTGCACCTGCTCGGCGGGCTTTGTCTGATCTGCGTCCATCGCTCCGGCCCCGGTGTCATCACCCATCAAGCGCTCGGTTCGGTGAATGTCGGCTATCACAGCGGTCCCGCCGGCAATGAACAGACGCGCATGAGCATCGTCGAGGAGGGCGCCGGGTTGTTCCGCGCTGCCGGCATCGACGCCCAGGCCATGCCGAACCTGCATCAGGCGCGCTGGCAGAAACTGATCTGGAATATTCCCTACAACGGTCTGTCGGTGCTACTCGGGGCCAGCACCACACCGTTGATGGCGGATGCCGACAGCCGCGCGCTGATTCAGGCGTTGATGGCCGAAGTGGTTCAGGGGGCCAAGGCTTGCGGTCATGACATGCCGCCGGGTTACGCCGATTATCTGTTCATGATGACCGAGAAAATGCCGGACTATTGGCCCAGCATGTACCACGATTTTCTGCATCAGCGGCCGCTGGAACTGGACGCGATCTACACTCGACCACTGGCCGCGGCGAAGGCGGCGGGATGCGAGTTGCCGCGAATCGAGGCCTTGTATCGCAGCTTGAGTTTTATCGACCGGCGTAATCATTGA
- a CDS encoding co-chaperone YbbN has translation MNTDSLCRPLDTVSPSIVVESELTDFDADQRLLAMDGISLVIFTSVGCASCRFAREQLPRLELAVDRLCWIDAGNNGGVVERYRVFHLPALFVVRDGEFFGALQSRLTRTALNEAVDQALNRPAEELP, from the coding sequence ATGAACACGGACTCCCTGTGTCGGCCACTTGACACTGTTTCTCCCAGTATAGTGGTCGAATCGGAACTGACTGATTTCGACGCCGACCAACGGCTGCTGGCGATGGACGGCATTTCACTGGTGATTTTTACCAGTGTCGGTTGCGCCAGTTGCCGTTTTGCCCGCGAGCAATTGCCCAGGCTCGAGCTGGCGGTCGATCGGCTGTGCTGGATCGATGCCGGAAACAATGGCGGGGTGGTCGAGCGTTATCGGGTCTTCCATTTACCGGCGCTGTTTGTGGTGCGCGACGGTGAGTTCTTTGGGGCACTACAGTCGCGCCTGACTCGCACGGCACTCAACGAAGCTGTGGACCAGGCGCTGAATCGACCAGCAGAGGAGTTGCCATGA
- a CDS encoding PilZ domain-containing protein, whose protein sequence is MRRYLPHPDDVPVELTLFKHECISRQELHTISLGGMACNYHRAWRRGTALQVRMPTLSTTVCYLGYVAWCLRRKRGYLVGIAFVDEQTLFCARMGEQVCQIERYCRQHEPQSEQLNNQTLALEWVQQHADEFSHDTVRKAFAQPMVG, encoded by the coding sequence ATGAGACGTTATCTTCCTCATCCTGACGATGTACCCGTCGAATTAACGTTGTTCAAACATGAATGTATTTCGCGCCAAGAGCTGCACACTATCAGCCTCGGCGGCATGGCTTGCAATTACCACCGCGCGTGGCGACGGGGCACGGCACTGCAAGTGCGCATGCCGACCCTGAGCACCACGGTCTGTTACCTGGGCTATGTGGCGTGGTGCCTGCGACGAAAACGCGGCTATCTGGTGGGGATCGCTTTCGTCGATGAACAGACGCTGTTTTGCGCACGGATGGGTGAGCAGGTCTGTCAGATCGAGCGTTACTGCCGTCAGCATGAACCCCAAAGCGAACAGCTGAACAATCAGACACTGGCCCTCGAATGGGTCCAGCAGCACGCCGACGAGTTCTCCCACGACACGGTTCGCAAGGCATTTGCACAGCCGATGGTGGGCTAG
- a CDS encoding 3-deoxy-7-phosphoheptulonate synthase — translation MADLPINDLNVASNETLITPDQLKRDIPLSDAALRTVTKGREVIRNILDGTDHRLFVVIGPCSIHDIKAAHEYAERLKVLAAEVSDTLYLVMRVYFEKPRTTVGWKGLINDPYLDDSFKIQDGLHIGRQLLLDLAEMGLPTATEALDPISPQYLQDLISWSAIGARTTESQTHREMASGLSSAVGFKNGTDGGLTVAINALQSVSSPHRFLGINQEGGVSIVTTKGNAYGHVVLRGGNGKPNYDSVSVALCEQALNKAKIKPNIMVDCSHANSNKDPALQPLVMENVANQILEGNQSIIGLMVESHLNWGCQAIPKDLADLQYGVSITDACIDWTATENTLRSMHAKLKDVLPKRNRS, via the coding sequence ATGGCTGATTTACCGATCAACGACCTTAACGTCGCCTCCAACGAGACCCTGATCACTCCCGATCAGCTCAAGCGTGATATCCCTCTGAGCGACGCTGCCCTGCGCACCGTCACCAAGGGTCGCGAAGTCATTCGCAACATTCTTGATGGCACCGACCACCGCCTGTTCGTCGTGATCGGGCCGTGCTCGATCCATGACATCAAGGCTGCCCACGAATACGCCGAGCGCCTGAAGGTTCTCGCGGCAGAAGTGTCCGATACCCTGTATCTGGTCATGCGTGTGTATTTCGAGAAACCACGCACCACCGTCGGCTGGAAAGGCTTGATCAACGATCCGTACCTGGACGACTCGTTCAAGATTCAGGATGGCTTGCACATCGGTCGCCAGTTGCTGCTGGACCTGGCCGAGATGGGTCTGCCGACCGCGACCGAAGCCCTCGACCCGATCTCCCCGCAATACTTGCAGGACCTGATCAGCTGGTCGGCGATCGGCGCGCGCACCACCGAATCCCAGACGCACCGTGAAATGGCCTCTGGCCTGTCCTCGGCCGTCGGCTTCAAGAACGGCACCGATGGCGGCCTGACGGTGGCCATCAACGCCCTGCAATCGGTTTCCAGCCCGCACCGTTTCCTGGGCATCAACCAGGAAGGTGGCGTATCGATCGTCACCACCAAGGGCAACGCCTACGGTCACGTGGTGTTGCGCGGCGGTAACGGCAAGCCGAACTACGATTCGGTCAGCGTCGCCCTTTGCGAGCAAGCGCTGAACAAGGCGAAGATCAAGCCGAACATCATGGTCGATTGCAGCCACGCCAACTCCAACAAGGACCCGGCCCTGCAACCGCTGGTGATGGAGAACGTCGCCAACCAGATCCTCGAAGGCAACCAGTCGATCATCGGCCTGATGGTCGAAAGCCACCTGAACTGGGGCTGCCAGGCAATCCCCAAAGACCTCGCCGACCTGCAATACGGCGTGTCGATCACCGATGCCTGCATCGACTGGACCGCTACCGAAAACACCTTGCGCAGCATGCATGCCAAGCTCAAGGATGTGCTGCCCAAACGTAATCGCAGCTGA
- a CDS encoding GNAT family N-acetyltransferase — MSEALSIHHDQAGHQFETTVDGYRAYLTYMDLGKQTLDIYRTFVPNALRGRGIAAALTEQALQYAEEMGYTVIPSCSYVERYMERHQRHAAKL; from the coding sequence ATGAGCGAGGCGTTGTCCATCCACCATGACCAGGCTGGTCATCAGTTCGAGACCACTGTGGACGGTTATCGTGCCTACCTGACCTATATGGATCTGGGGAAACAGACCCTGGATATTTATCGTACCTTTGTGCCCAACGCGCTGCGTGGTCGCGGCATCGCGGCGGCGTTGACCGAGCAGGCACTGCAATACGCCGAGGAAATGGGCTACACGGTCATTCCATCGTGTTCCTACGTGGAGCGCTACATGGAGCGTCACCAGCGGCATGCCGCCAAGCTGTGA
- the oprI gene encoding outer membrane lipoprotei OprI: MNNVLKFSALALAAVLATGCSSVSKETEARLTATEDAAARSQARADEAYRKADEALAAAQKAQQTADEANERALRMLEKASRK; this comes from the coding sequence ATGAACAACGTTCTGAAATTCTCTGCTCTGGCTCTGGCCGCAGTTCTGGCTACCGGTTGCAGCAGCGTATCGAAAGAAACCGAAGCACGTCTGACTGCTACTGAAGACGCAGCAGCTCGCTCCCAAGCTCGTGCAGACGAAGCTTACCGTAAAGCTGATGAAGCTCTGGCTGCTGCTCAAAAAGCACAACAGACTGCTGACGAAGCTAACGAGCGTGCTCTGCGCATGCTGGAAAAAGCTAGCCGCAAGTAA
- a CDS encoding L,D-transpeptidase family protein: MLPRFPAVTRCLSLAALCVAGPVAALELPLPPPGEDIVGQVQVIKAKYEDTFADLGTTYDLGYLEMVAANPGVDPWLPGAGTEIVLPTRFILPPGPREGIVINLAEYRLYYYPKGRNVVYTFPLGIGREGWGSPIAHTSIVAKTPNPTWTPPASIKAEHAADGDPLPNVVPAGPDNPLGPFKFTLGTPGYLIHGSNKKFGIGMRTSHGCFRMFNNNVLEMASMVPVGTSVRILNDPYKFGLSGGKVYLEAHTPLDDKGNPSVVDKHTAVINAMLKREDITNNLRMDWDVVRDVVAAEDGLPVEIAVPNASAPMVSSTPIDLQQ, encoded by the coding sequence ATGTTGCCGCGCTTTCCCGCCGTCACCCGCTGCCTGTCTCTTGCTGCGCTCTGCGTGGCGGGTCCCGTTGCAGCATTGGAGTTGCCCCTGCCACCACCCGGTGAAGACATCGTCGGCCAAGTGCAGGTGATCAAGGCCAAATACGAAGACACCTTCGCCGACCTTGGCACCACCTACGATCTGGGCTATCTGGAAATGGTCGCGGCCAACCCGGGCGTCGATCCATGGCTGCCGGGCGCAGGTACCGAAATCGTCCTGCCGACGCGCTTCATCCTGCCGCCGGGCCCCCGTGAAGGCATCGTCATCAACCTGGCTGAATACCGCCTCTACTACTACCCGAAAGGCCGGAACGTGGTGTACACCTTCCCGCTGGGTATTGGCCGTGAAGGCTGGGGTTCGCCGATTGCCCACACCAGCATCGTCGCCAAGACGCCGAACCCGACCTGGACCCCTCCAGCCTCGATCAAGGCCGAGCACGCCGCCGATGGCGATCCGCTACCGAACGTAGTGCCGGCCGGCCCGGATAACCCGCTGGGGCCGTTCAAATTCACCCTGGGCACTCCGGGCTACCTGATCCACGGTTCGAACAAGAAGTTCGGCATTGGCATGCGCACCAGCCACGGTTGTTTCCGCATGTTCAACAACAACGTGCTGGAAATGGCGAGCATGGTGCCGGTAGGGACGTCGGTGCGCATCCTCAACGATCCGTACAAGTTCGGTCTCAGTGGCGGCAAGGTTTATCTGGAAGCGCACACCCCGCTGGACGACAAGGGCAACCCTTCGGTGGTCGATAAGCACACCGCAGTGATCAATGCGATGCTCAAGCGTGAGGACATCACCAACAACTTGCGCATGGACTGGGATGTGGTGCGCGACGTGGTCGCCGCTGAAGATGGTCTGCCGGTGGAAATCGCCGTGCCGAATGCGTCGGCCCCGATGGTCTCGAGTACGCCGATCGACCTGCAACAGTAA